From Xyrauchen texanus isolate HMW12.3.18 chromosome 12, RBS_HiC_50CHRs, whole genome shotgun sequence, one genomic window encodes:
- the LOC127653463 gene encoding adhesion G protein-coupled receptor E5 isoform X3: MRHVYLLILDKDECKDDPGLCGTNATCHNTPGSFKCTCAAGFRLKSGETNFTELKENCQSVCILDKIICGGGDCQNGHECKCNAGFTNYGHKTMNCTELNCDTLMTKSNTSQVSPKLTKIVSLMRNSCLVLASARKEDYEQVDGESLLEKLLDALDNLLHDGFQPDNNMVSVIFDIVESALTLIGPFLKNSQTQRSSKKTEVELLVKRGSSQPEGPFVISTNTTRFSSHWDTATGNNYLGFTTAALLSYKSLEKSLNRFFGYIEGPENKHFKINSRIVTAIVSNKETGHLEKPVIVTFSHLKHTNEKHTCVFWDPSQQGGAWSTSGCTTVNSSEVQTVCSCNHLSSFAVLMALYDIGDVYELRLITLVGLSLSLVCLLICIATFYFVRSIQSTCNTIHLHLCISLFIAYLVFLVGITRTDNKVGCSIIAGVLHYLFLAAFCWMCLEGVQLFRMVVLVFNTTLRPLYMFAAGYGVPAVIVAVSAAVSADGYGTDRYCWLNFEDGIIWSFYGPVCVIIIVNVFFFLITIWKLAEKFSSLNPDLDNLQKIKTFIITAIAQLCVLGIMWVFGCFQFDESMLAMSYIFTILSSLQGVLMVIMHCWLSKQVRDEYAKFLSCICPQQKRKYSESSSNQTSKSQAAKSIQHTGESHI, encoded by the exons ATGAGGCATGTGTATCTACTGATCCTGG ACAAGGATGAATGTAAAGATGATCCAGGTCTTTGTGGAACAAATGCAACATGCCATAATACCCCTGGCAGTTTCAAATGCACATGTGCTGCAGGCTTCAGATTGAAGTCAGGGGAAACTAATTTCACAGAACTAAAGGAGAACTGTCAAA GTGTATGCATCCTTGATAAAATCATCTGTGGAGGAGGAGACTGCCAGAATGGACATGAATGCAAGTGCAATGCGGGATTCACCAACTATGGTCACAAGACTATGAATTGCACAG AGCTTAACTGTGACACATTAATGACTAAGAGCAATACATCACAG gtatCTCCAAAGCTAACAAAAATCGTCTCTttgatgagaaacagctgtttgGTACTGGCGTCTGCCAGGAAGGAAGATTATGAACAAGTTGACGGAGAAAGTCTTTTAGAG AAACTTCTGGATGCCCTGGATAACCTGCTTCATGATGGGTTCCAACCTGATAATAATATGGTTTCAGTGATCTTTGATATTGTGGAAAGTGCATTAACACTGATCGGACCTTTTCTAAAAAACTCCCAGACCCAAAGGTCATCCAAAAAAACAG AGGTGGAGCTGTTGGTAAAGAGAGGCAGTTCTCAACCTGAGGGTCCCTTCGTGATATCCACCAACACCACGCGATTTTCATCCCACTGGGACACAGCAACAGGCAACAATTATCTAG GCTTTACAACTGCAGCTCTCCTCAGCTACAAAAGTCTTGAAAAATCTCTCAACAGATTTTTTGGCTATATAGAGGGACcagaaaacaaacatttcaagATTAATTCCAGAATAGTAACTGCCATTGTTAGCAACAAAGAAACAGGCCATCTGGAGAAACCAGTAATTGTCACATTCTCTCACTTGAAG CACACAAACGAGAAACACACCTGTGTGTTTTGGGACCCTTCACAGCAAGGTGGTGCGTGGTCCACAAGTGGCTGCACTACCGTGAACTCTAGTGAGGTTCAGACGGTCTGTTCCTGTAATCACCTCAGCAGCTTTGCAGTACTGATGGCACTCTATGACATTGGG GATGTTTATGAGCTGCGTCTGATCACATTGGTGGGACTGTCGCTGTCACTGGTCTGCCTTCTCATCTGcattgcaacattttattttgtgcgCTCTATCCAGAGCACATGCAACACCATCCACCTGCACCTTTGCATCAGCCTCTTCATCGCTTACCTTGTCTTTCTTGTGGGGATCACCCGCACAGACAATAAG GTGGGCTGCTCAATCATTGCAGGCGTGCTGCATTACTTATTTCTAGCTGCGTTCTGTTGGATGTGTCTAGAGGGAGTGCAGCTCTTCCGTATGGTGGTGCTGGTCTTCAACACAACTCTGAGACCACTCTATATGTTTGCAGCTGGTTATGGAGTTCCCGCTGTTATTGTGGCTGTTTCAGCTGCAGTGTCTGCAGACGGATATGGCACGGACAGATA CTGTTGGCTGAACTTTGAAGATGGCATAATCTGGAGCTTCTATGGGCCAGTGTGTGTGATAATTATT gTTAATGTGTTCTTCTTCCTCATAACTATATGGAAGTTGGCAGAGAAATTTTCCTCCCTCAACCCAGACTTAGACAATCTACAGAAAATCAA GACATTTATAATCACTGCGATTGCTCAATTGTGTGTCCTCGGCATCATGTGGGTCTTTGGCTGTTTTCAGTTTGATGAGAGCATGCTGGCTATGTCATACATCTTCACTATACTAAGCAGTCTGCAAGGGGTGCTGATGGTCATCATGCATTGCTGGCTTTCGAAGCAA GTAAGAGATGAGTATGCCAAATTCCTGTCATGTATCTGTCCACAACAGAAGAGGAAATACTCAGAGTCAAGCTCAAACCAAACAAGCAAATCCCAG GCAGCTAAGAGCATTCAGCACACAGGCGAATCCCACATTTAG
- the LOC127653463 gene encoding adhesion G protein-coupled receptor E5 isoform X1, which translates to MRHVYLLILVLLFALMEKMLMNKNQCSQGYRTNKAKKCVDEDECDFETPICGQNANCTNTNGSYYCECKEGFEPKGQFKQENETTCRDKDECKDDPGLCGTNATCHNTPGSFKCTCAAGFRLKSGETNFTELKENCQSVCILDKIICGGGDCQNGHECKCNAGFTNYGHKTMNCTELNCDTLMTKSNTSQVSPKLTKIVSLMRNSCLVLASARKEDYEQVDGESLLEKLLDALDNLLHDGFQPDNNMVSVIFDIVESALTLIGPFLKNSQTQRSSKKTEVELLVKRGSSQPEGPFVISTNTTRFSSHWDTATGNNYLGFTTAALLSYKSLEKSLNRFFGYIEGPENKHFKINSRIVTAIVSNKETGHLEKPVIVTFSHLKHTNEKHTCVFWDPSQQGGAWSTSGCTTVNSSEVQTVCSCNHLSSFAVLMALYDIGDVYELRLITLVGLSLSLVCLLICIATFYFVRSIQSTCNTIHLHLCISLFIAYLVFLVGITRTDNKVGCSIIAGVLHYLFLAAFCWMCLEGVQLFRMVVLVFNTTLRPLYMFAAGYGVPAVIVAVSAAVSADGYGTDRYCWLNFEDGIIWSFYGPVCVIIIVNVFFFLITIWKLAEKFSSLNPDLDNLQKIKTFIITAIAQLCVLGIMWVFGCFQFDESMLAMSYIFTILSSLQGVLMVIMHCWLSKQVRDEYAKFLSCICPQQKRKYSESSSNQTSKSQAAKSIQHTGESHI; encoded by the exons ATGAGGCATGTGTATCTACTGATCCTGG TTCTTTTATTTGCCCTGATGGAAAAGATGCTGATGAATAAAAATCAATGCTCCCAAGGATATAGAACAAATAAAGCTAAAAAATGTGTAG ATGAGGATGAGTGTGATTTTGAAACTCCAATTTGTGGACAAAATGCTAATTGCACAAACACAAATGGCAGCTACTACTGTGAATGTAAAGAAGGGTTTGAGCCAAAAGGCCAATTCAAACAAGAGAATGAGACTACATGCAGAG ACAAGGATGAATGTAAAGATGATCCAGGTCTTTGTGGAACAAATGCAACATGCCATAATACCCCTGGCAGTTTCAAATGCACATGTGCTGCAGGCTTCAGATTGAAGTCAGGGGAAACTAATTTCACAGAACTAAAGGAGAACTGTCAAA GTGTATGCATCCTTGATAAAATCATCTGTGGAGGAGGAGACTGCCAGAATGGACATGAATGCAAGTGCAATGCGGGATTCACCAACTATGGTCACAAGACTATGAATTGCACAG AGCTTAACTGTGACACATTAATGACTAAGAGCAATACATCACAG gtatCTCCAAAGCTAACAAAAATCGTCTCTttgatgagaaacagctgtttgGTACTGGCGTCTGCCAGGAAGGAAGATTATGAACAAGTTGACGGAGAAAGTCTTTTAGAG AAACTTCTGGATGCCCTGGATAACCTGCTTCATGATGGGTTCCAACCTGATAATAATATGGTTTCAGTGATCTTTGATATTGTGGAAAGTGCATTAACACTGATCGGACCTTTTCTAAAAAACTCCCAGACCCAAAGGTCATCCAAAAAAACAG AGGTGGAGCTGTTGGTAAAGAGAGGCAGTTCTCAACCTGAGGGTCCCTTCGTGATATCCACCAACACCACGCGATTTTCATCCCACTGGGACACAGCAACAGGCAACAATTATCTAG GCTTTACAACTGCAGCTCTCCTCAGCTACAAAAGTCTTGAAAAATCTCTCAACAGATTTTTTGGCTATATAGAGGGACcagaaaacaaacatttcaagATTAATTCCAGAATAGTAACTGCCATTGTTAGCAACAAAGAAACAGGCCATCTGGAGAAACCAGTAATTGTCACATTCTCTCACTTGAAG CACACAAACGAGAAACACACCTGTGTGTTTTGGGACCCTTCACAGCAAGGTGGTGCGTGGTCCACAAGTGGCTGCACTACCGTGAACTCTAGTGAGGTTCAGACGGTCTGTTCCTGTAATCACCTCAGCAGCTTTGCAGTACTGATGGCACTCTATGACATTGGG GATGTTTATGAGCTGCGTCTGATCACATTGGTGGGACTGTCGCTGTCACTGGTCTGCCTTCTCATCTGcattgcaacattttattttgtgcgCTCTATCCAGAGCACATGCAACACCATCCACCTGCACCTTTGCATCAGCCTCTTCATCGCTTACCTTGTCTTTCTTGTGGGGATCACCCGCACAGACAATAAG GTGGGCTGCTCAATCATTGCAGGCGTGCTGCATTACTTATTTCTAGCTGCGTTCTGTTGGATGTGTCTAGAGGGAGTGCAGCTCTTCCGTATGGTGGTGCTGGTCTTCAACACAACTCTGAGACCACTCTATATGTTTGCAGCTGGTTATGGAGTTCCCGCTGTTATTGTGGCTGTTTCAGCTGCAGTGTCTGCAGACGGATATGGCACGGACAGATA CTGTTGGCTGAACTTTGAAGATGGCATAATCTGGAGCTTCTATGGGCCAGTGTGTGTGATAATTATT gTTAATGTGTTCTTCTTCCTCATAACTATATGGAAGTTGGCAGAGAAATTTTCCTCCCTCAACCCAGACTTAGACAATCTACAGAAAATCAA GACATTTATAATCACTGCGATTGCTCAATTGTGTGTCCTCGGCATCATGTGGGTCTTTGGCTGTTTTCAGTTTGATGAGAGCATGCTGGCTATGTCATACATCTTCACTATACTAAGCAGTCTGCAAGGGGTGCTGATGGTCATCATGCATTGCTGGCTTTCGAAGCAA GTAAGAGATGAGTATGCCAAATTCCTGTCATGTATCTGTCCACAACAGAAGAGGAAATACTCAGAGTCAAGCTCAAACCAAACAAGCAAATCCCAG GCAGCTAAGAGCATTCAGCACACAGGCGAATCCCACATTTAG
- the LOC127653463 gene encoding adhesion G protein-coupled receptor E1 isoform X2: protein MYEDECDFETPICGQNANCTNTNGSYYCECKEGFEPKGQFKQENETTCRDKDECKDDPGLCGTNATCHNTPGSFKCTCAAGFRLKSGETNFTELKENCQSVCILDKIICGGGDCQNGHECKCNAGFTNYGHKTMNCTELNCDTLMTKSNTSQVSPKLTKIVSLMRNSCLVLASARKEDYEQVDGESLLEKLLDALDNLLHDGFQPDNNMVSVIFDIVESALTLIGPFLKNSQTQRSSKKTEVELLVKRGSSQPEGPFVISTNTTRFSSHWDTATGNNYLGFTTAALLSYKSLEKSLNRFFGYIEGPENKHFKINSRIVTAIVSNKETGHLEKPVIVTFSHLKHTNEKHTCVFWDPSQQGGAWSTSGCTTVNSSEVQTVCSCNHLSSFAVLMALYDIGDVYELRLITLVGLSLSLVCLLICIATFYFVRSIQSTCNTIHLHLCISLFIAYLVFLVGITRTDNKVGCSIIAGVLHYLFLAAFCWMCLEGVQLFRMVVLVFNTTLRPLYMFAAGYGVPAVIVAVSAAVSADGYGTDRYCWLNFEDGIIWSFYGPVCVIIIVNVFFFLITIWKLAEKFSSLNPDLDNLQKIKTFIITAIAQLCVLGIMWVFGCFQFDESMLAMSYIFTILSSLQGVLMVIMHCWLSKQVRDEYAKFLSCICPQQKRKYSESSSNQTSKSQAAKSIQHTGESHI from the exons ATGT ATGAGGATGAGTGTGATTTTGAAACTCCAATTTGTGGACAAAATGCTAATTGCACAAACACAAATGGCAGCTACTACTGTGAATGTAAAGAAGGGTTTGAGCCAAAAGGCCAATTCAAACAAGAGAATGAGACTACATGCAGAG ACAAGGATGAATGTAAAGATGATCCAGGTCTTTGTGGAACAAATGCAACATGCCATAATACCCCTGGCAGTTTCAAATGCACATGTGCTGCAGGCTTCAGATTGAAGTCAGGGGAAACTAATTTCACAGAACTAAAGGAGAACTGTCAAA GTGTATGCATCCTTGATAAAATCATCTGTGGAGGAGGAGACTGCCAGAATGGACATGAATGCAAGTGCAATGCGGGATTCACCAACTATGGTCACAAGACTATGAATTGCACAG AGCTTAACTGTGACACATTAATGACTAAGAGCAATACATCACAG gtatCTCCAAAGCTAACAAAAATCGTCTCTttgatgagaaacagctgtttgGTACTGGCGTCTGCCAGGAAGGAAGATTATGAACAAGTTGACGGAGAAAGTCTTTTAGAG AAACTTCTGGATGCCCTGGATAACCTGCTTCATGATGGGTTCCAACCTGATAATAATATGGTTTCAGTGATCTTTGATATTGTGGAAAGTGCATTAACACTGATCGGACCTTTTCTAAAAAACTCCCAGACCCAAAGGTCATCCAAAAAAACAG AGGTGGAGCTGTTGGTAAAGAGAGGCAGTTCTCAACCTGAGGGTCCCTTCGTGATATCCACCAACACCACGCGATTTTCATCCCACTGGGACACAGCAACAGGCAACAATTATCTAG GCTTTACAACTGCAGCTCTCCTCAGCTACAAAAGTCTTGAAAAATCTCTCAACAGATTTTTTGGCTATATAGAGGGACcagaaaacaaacatttcaagATTAATTCCAGAATAGTAACTGCCATTGTTAGCAACAAAGAAACAGGCCATCTGGAGAAACCAGTAATTGTCACATTCTCTCACTTGAAG CACACAAACGAGAAACACACCTGTGTGTTTTGGGACCCTTCACAGCAAGGTGGTGCGTGGTCCACAAGTGGCTGCACTACCGTGAACTCTAGTGAGGTTCAGACGGTCTGTTCCTGTAATCACCTCAGCAGCTTTGCAGTACTGATGGCACTCTATGACATTGGG GATGTTTATGAGCTGCGTCTGATCACATTGGTGGGACTGTCGCTGTCACTGGTCTGCCTTCTCATCTGcattgcaacattttattttgtgcgCTCTATCCAGAGCACATGCAACACCATCCACCTGCACCTTTGCATCAGCCTCTTCATCGCTTACCTTGTCTTTCTTGTGGGGATCACCCGCACAGACAATAAG GTGGGCTGCTCAATCATTGCAGGCGTGCTGCATTACTTATTTCTAGCTGCGTTCTGTTGGATGTGTCTAGAGGGAGTGCAGCTCTTCCGTATGGTGGTGCTGGTCTTCAACACAACTCTGAGACCACTCTATATGTTTGCAGCTGGTTATGGAGTTCCCGCTGTTATTGTGGCTGTTTCAGCTGCAGTGTCTGCAGACGGATATGGCACGGACAGATA CTGTTGGCTGAACTTTGAAGATGGCATAATCTGGAGCTTCTATGGGCCAGTGTGTGTGATAATTATT gTTAATGTGTTCTTCTTCCTCATAACTATATGGAAGTTGGCAGAGAAATTTTCCTCCCTCAACCCAGACTTAGACAATCTACAGAAAATCAA GACATTTATAATCACTGCGATTGCTCAATTGTGTGTCCTCGGCATCATGTGGGTCTTTGGCTGTTTTCAGTTTGATGAGAGCATGCTGGCTATGTCATACATCTTCACTATACTAAGCAGTCTGCAAGGGGTGCTGATGGTCATCATGCATTGCTGGCTTTCGAAGCAA GTAAGAGATGAGTATGCCAAATTCCTGTCATGTATCTGTCCACAACAGAAGAGGAAATACTCAGAGTCAAGCTCAAACCAAACAAGCAAATCCCAG GCAGCTAAGAGCATTCAGCACACAGGCGAATCCCACATTTAG